In one window of Bacteriovorax sp. BAL6_X DNA:
- a CDS encoding DUF2817 domain-containing protein, with the protein MKGFDELNAICELTNIEDPLISCREITRINHNGESYPIHSFEIGSNDPAAPVLGLFGGIHGLEKVGTQVVVTYLSSLFKQLSWDEELRRSLEKFRIVSIPLINPWGMYHHRRSNPNNVDLMRNSPSKTQEKTKFLLSGHKLSDKLPWYQGNSDEMEHELQTLVDYVKEHIFASKRAISVDFHSGFGLRDRLWYPYARTLTPFKHITEMENLEHLLNETHPHHIYRIEPTSQSYTIQGDAWDYLYDEYVTKNPDGVYLPLTLEMGSWIWVKKNPLQIFRRGGLFNPLKSHRYDRTMRRHIMLIKFLFRAVGSSKAWVKR; encoded by the coding sequence ATGAAGGGCTTCGATGAGTTAAATGCCATATGCGAATTAACTAATATCGAAGACCCTTTAATTAGTTGTCGAGAAATTACCCGAATTAATCACAATGGTGAAAGCTATCCAATTCACAGTTTTGAAATTGGAAGTAATGATCCTGCCGCTCCTGTGTTGGGGCTATTTGGTGGTATTCACGGACTTGAAAAAGTCGGTACTCAAGTTGTGGTGACGTATCTTTCATCACTATTTAAACAGCTCTCTTGGGATGAAGAGTTAAGAAGAAGTCTTGAGAAGTTTAGAATTGTTTCAATTCCTCTTATTAATCCATGGGGGATGTATCATCATCGTCGTTCAAACCCTAATAATGTGGACCTTATGAGAAACTCACCATCAAAAACCCAAGAAAAAACAAAATTTCTTCTCTCTGGTCATAAACTTTCAGATAAGCTTCCTTGGTATCAGGGGAATAGCGATGAGATGGAGCATGAGCTTCAGACCCTTGTGGACTATGTAAAAGAACATATTTTTGCTTCTAAACGTGCTATCTCTGTGGACTTTCACTCTGGCTTTGGACTAAGAGATCGTCTTTGGTATCCCTATGCTAGAACACTTACGCCATTTAAGCATATAACAGAAATGGAGAACCTTGAGCACTTATTAAATGAGACTCATCCTCACCATATTTATCGAATTGAACCAACTTCGCAAAGCTATACAATTCAAGGGGATGCCTGGGATTACTTATACGATGAGTACGTCACTAAAAATCCTGATGGAGTTTATCTTCCATTGACTCTTGAGATGGGAAGTTGGATTTGGGTGAAAAAAAACCCATTACAGATTTTTAGAAGGGGAGGCTTATTTAACCCTCTTAAGTCTCACCGTTATGATCGAACGATGAGAAGACATATTATGTTAATCAAATTTCTCTTTCGAGCTGTTGGGAGTTCAAAAGCATGGGTGAAAAGGTAA
- a CDS encoding class I SAM-dependent RNA methyltransferase yields MENYKKSNKVINDKSFYFASCPRGCEQYLVNELRANGIEAKAGRGGASFKARNKATIEYIFNARIASRVFKEVGFFYIRDEKQIYKRASELPWEDYITPEQTFKINTLLDGESKELFRSSIFLSQTLKDSLVDYMREKFNKRPNVETNEPNVSFLQRVEKVKEGCKVIIYADMVGTSLDKRGYRESGHRAPLRENLAASLVAETKWDCQGPFYDPMAGSGTILIEAIFYYLKLSPAFLRLKQNTTPYSFTGQPWFHDSNLVDWYFDKVHEIMKDSQERIDSIPSDKFYCNDADVENFKLMRTHLLNCFGRVDFVNFGCENFINSQAPAGFERGMMLFNPPYGERIQAIGGLEINDFYFEMGETLKNNFKGSTAFILTAHGPLRKNIRLKTSKKTEFLNGDIECRLLKYELL; encoded by the coding sequence ATGGAAAATTATAAGAAGTCGAACAAAGTCATTAATGACAAAAGTTTTTATTTTGCCTCATGCCCAAGAGGATGTGAGCAATACCTAGTAAATGAGCTACGTGCCAACGGAATAGAGGCCAAGGCTGGACGTGGTGGAGCTTCATTCAAGGCCCGCAACAAGGCAACGATTGAATATATTTTTAATGCTAGAATTGCTTCTCGTGTTTTTAAGGAGGTTGGCTTCTTCTATATTCGCGATGAAAAACAAATCTATAAGAGAGCAAGTGAGCTTCCATGGGAAGATTACATTACTCCAGAGCAAACTTTCAAAATCAACACTCTTCTAGATGGAGAAAGTAAAGAGCTTTTTAGAAGTTCAATTTTCTTATCTCAAACTCTAAAAGACTCTCTTGTTGATTATATGAGAGAGAAATTTAATAAGCGTCCAAATGTTGAGACTAACGAACCAAATGTGAGCTTTCTTCAACGTGTTGAAAAAGTTAAAGAAGGTTGCAAGGTTATCATCTATGCTGACATGGTTGGAACTTCTCTTGATAAACGTGGCTACCGTGAATCAGGTCACCGCGCTCCTCTAAGAGAAAACTTAGCAGCTTCTCTTGTCGCTGAAACAAAATGGGATTGCCAAGGGCCATTCTACGATCCAATGGCAGGTTCTGGAACAATTCTCATTGAAGCAATTTTCTATTACTTAAAATTATCGCCGGCCTTCCTAAGGCTTAAGCAAAATACAACTCCGTATTCATTTACAGGACAACCATGGTTTCATGATTCGAACCTAGTTGACTGGTACTTTGATAAGGTCCACGAAATCATGAAGGACTCTCAGGAAAGAATTGATTCAATTCCAAGTGATAAGTTCTATTGCAATGACGCCGATGTTGAAAACTTCAAGTTAATGAGAACTCACCTTCTCAACTGCTTTGGCCGTGTTGACTTCGTAAACTTTGGTTGTGAAAACTTCATTAACTCTCAGGCTCCAGCAGGCTTTGAAAGAGGTATGATGCTATTTAACCCACCTTACGGAGAGCGTATTCAGGCCATTGGTGGACTAGAGATAAACGACTTCTATTTTGAAATGGGTGAAACTCTTAAGAATAACTTCAAAGGTTCAACTGCATTCATTCTTACAGCTCATGGGCCACTTAGAAAGAATATTCGTTTGAAAACAAGTAAGAAAACTGAGTTTTTAAATGGCGACATTGAATGCCGCCTTTTAAAATATGAATTACTTTAA
- a CDS encoding alpha/beta fold hydrolase has protein sequence MNWLLLRGLARDSRHWYEFPEYVEKMKSTQKVFAIDYLGVGSKNDEKSPLKISDYVEDMRDEWLKLKEENEGPWSVIGISMGGMMALDWCERHADDFEHAVLLNTSTSDSGKIYHRMSLEAMRTFSKLIFNKNHRERERKALSLTVKMKDLSDDLLDAYATYFEERPLNRVNFVRQLIAASHYRLPKKVKADVLLLAGKQDKLAHYKCSVEISKRLGATLELHEQAGHDLPIDDPEWIIKKIEEHYFDSK, from the coding sequence ATGAACTGGTTACTTCTTAGAGGTTTAGCAAGAGATAGTCGTCATTGGTATGAATTTCCAGAATACGTGGAAAAAATGAAGAGTACACAAAAGGTCTTTGCCATTGATTACTTAGGAGTTGGTAGCAAGAACGACGAAAAGTCGCCTCTTAAGATTTCAGATTATGTCGAAGATATGAGAGATGAGTGGCTAAAACTTAAAGAAGAAAACGAGGGCCCATGGAGTGTCATAGGTATTTCAATGGGTGGAATGATGGCCCTTGATTGGTGTGAACGCCACGCCGATGACTTTGAGCATGCTGTTCTTCTTAACACTTCAACAAGTGATTCAGGTAAGATTTATCATCGAATGTCTCTTGAGGCGATGAGAACCTTTTCAAAACTTATTTTTAATAAAAATCACCGCGAACGTGAAAGAAAAGCACTTTCACTTACTGTTAAGATGAAAGATTTATCAGATGACCTTCTTGACGCTTATGCTACGTACTTTGAAGAAAGACCTCTTAATCGAGTTAACTTTGTTAGACAATTGATTGCAGCTTCACACTATCGTTTACCGAAGAAAGTAAAGGCCGATGTCTTATTACTTGCAGGAAAGCAAGATAAGCTGGCCCATTATAAATGTAGTGTCGAAATTTCTAAAAGGCTTGGTGCCACGCTTGAGCTTCACGAACAAGCGGGACACGATTTACCTATAGATGACCCAGAATGGATTATAAAAAAGATTGAAGAACATTACTTTGATAGTAAGTAA
- a CDS encoding glycosyltransferase family 39 protein — MTNISNKKLFIIFTFLFSILYFWDIGNISAPRQGTESLYVQISQEMYDTNNIMTPHYRGDRHWSKPPVHFWLPFPIYVLMGESSLTGARASMAFLTIALGVLAAVWLKRRFSIEPLLSLAFFLGSYGAIKFGRTFMMETSLSLLPFVSSLFLFDYLKTKSKKYFIWAVLFGAAGALIKGPVTIVMSFLAMSLYQVFLFKKEKRFIIKECFFYFLSITVLSCLWYFISYINYGEEFFNYFFVRENVGKFDQKPMPMIKVFQGLILYALPWLLVLPFVWKKVRENFKGLNNETYFFFVHFLCFFITWLIPSQRSHHYAIPSIPFLMAFMLLQINLVTLREKAKGILLIFLPINLLFLAVGFLLLYFSDGATIVGNLLFVSLIIVTNIFIFKKKILVAFNTMGLYLIFLWSVVASQFYILPVPQAAHGLFKDKTVALVDRRSYFYEQTLEMNVEPIKYSQITAFLEKNDAVVITAESKTPLEYRKDYRVVAKWQKWKRRVKWPHIKAALKARSYEPLKEEVYLLSK; from the coding sequence ATGACAAATATTTCAAATAAAAAGTTATTTATTATTTTTACATTCCTATTTTCAATTCTTTATTTTTGGGACATTGGAAATATCAGTGCTCCAAGACAAGGAACAGAATCATTATATGTGCAAATCTCACAAGAGATGTATGACACAAATAATATAATGACTCCACACTACCGCGGAGATAGACATTGGTCTAAACCACCAGTTCATTTTTGGCTTCCATTTCCTATCTATGTACTAATGGGAGAATCTTCTCTGACTGGAGCTCGTGCTTCCATGGCATTTTTGACAATTGCCCTAGGTGTTTTAGCGGCAGTTTGGTTAAAGAGAAGATTTAGTATTGAACCTCTTTTGTCACTTGCTTTCTTTTTAGGAAGCTATGGCGCAATTAAGTTTGGCCGAACATTTATGATGGAAACATCATTATCACTTCTTCCATTTGTTAGTTCCCTCTTTCTCTTTGATTACTTAAAAACAAAATCAAAGAAGTACTTTATATGGGCAGTTCTCTTTGGAGCTGCTGGTGCACTTATAAAAGGGCCTGTTACAATTGTAATGAGCTTTCTTGCCATGTCACTTTATCAAGTCTTCTTATTCAAGAAAGAGAAGCGTTTTATTATTAAAGAATGCTTTTTCTACTTTCTTTCAATTACAGTTCTAAGCTGTCTTTGGTACTTCATCAGCTATATCAACTATGGTGAGGAGTTCTTTAATTACTTTTTTGTTAGAGAGAATGTTGGAAAATTTGATCAAAAGCCAATGCCAATGATTAAGGTATTCCAAGGTCTAATCCTCTATGCACTACCATGGTTACTTGTTCTTCCATTTGTTTGGAAGAAAGTCAGAGAGAATTTTAAAGGCCTTAATAATGAAACCTATTTTTTCTTTGTCCATTTTCTATGTTTCTTTATCACTTGGTTAATTCCGTCACAGAGATCGCATCACTATGCAATCCCATCGATTCCATTTCTTATGGCATTTATGCTATTACAAATTAATCTAGTAACACTTAGAGAAAAGGCAAAAGGAATACTTTTAATCTTCTTACCAATAAACCTACTTTTCTTGGCCGTTGGTTTTCTACTTCTCTACTTTTCAGATGGAGCTACAATCGTTGGTAACTTGCTATTTGTTTCTCTTATTATTGTGACCAATATTTTTATTTTCAAAAAGAAAATACTTGTTGCTTTCAATACCATGGGACTTTATTTAATTTTTCTTTGGTCAGTTGTTGCTTCTCAATTTTATATCTTACCAGTTCCACAAGCAGCTCATGGCCTTTTCAAAGATAAGACAGTCGCTCTAGTTGATCGTCGTTCTTACTTTTATGAGCAAACATTAGAAATGAATGTTGAGCCGATTAAATATAGTCAAATCACTGCTTTTTTAGAAAAAAATGATGCCGTTGTGATAACTGCGGAATCAAAGACCCCACTTGAATACCGCAAGGACTATAGAGTTGTTGCCAAGTGGCAAAAGTGGAAAAGAAGAGTAAAGTGGCCTCATATTAAGGCGGCCCTAAAAGCACGCTCTTATGAACCATTAAAAGAGGAAGTTTACTTACTATCAAAGTAA
- the gpmI gene encoding 2,3-bisphosphoglycerate-independent phosphoglycerate mutase yields MSIKNISEKALLIILDGFGISKNTEKNAIRDAKTPVLDGLFKDYPATTIQAGGVLVGLPKGVVGNSEVGHMNLGAGRAIRQDLVRINESINNHTFGELPKLRELVEVAKKNNNRIHLMGLLSDGGIHSHIEHTKEIIKCLKKEGVEVFLHAFMDGRDTPPSCGEIYLKEIVGFEDSNFASMQGRSIGMDRDRRWEKIKKAYDMFLGHGDVTDLSPIDYLNSEYEAGRTDEFIAPALFNKDYAIKEGDCVFFTNFRPDRAIQLTMAFNYPEFTEFKRPFFPAMFLCMTPYIPDEMDLPILFDKEKLKGTMTEYLSSIGKKQLKIAETEKYAHVTFFFNGGEKKPFPNEEHFLIPSPKEVSTYDQKPQMSAPEVTEQLMEKLSDFDFSVVNFANSDMVGHTGKYEAAVKAIEALDECVGKIVKKCLDENITVVITADHGNSDEMTHKDGTPHTAHTGAPVPFCVVNRALKDKAFTIAPGDHSLMDVSPTCLYIMGIDRPASFTGHHIFE; encoded by the coding sequence ATGTCGATTAAAAACATTAGTGAAAAAGCACTTCTAATTATCTTAGATGGCTTTGGAATAAGCAAAAATACAGAAAAGAATGCGATTCGAGATGCGAAAACTCCTGTTTTAGATGGACTGTTTAAAGATTATCCAGCTACGACGATTCAGGCGGGAGGTGTTTTAGTTGGTCTTCCTAAAGGAGTTGTTGGAAACTCTGAAGTTGGCCACATGAATCTAGGTGCCGGACGCGCTATTCGTCAGGACCTTGTCCGTATAAATGAATCAATTAATAATCATACTTTTGGTGAACTACCTAAACTAAGGGAGCTAGTCGAAGTTGCAAAGAAGAACAACAATCGCATCCACTTAATGGGACTTTTATCTGACGGTGGAATTCACTCACATATTGAACATACTAAAGAGATAATTAAATGCCTTAAGAAAGAGGGCGTTGAAGTTTTCTTACATGCTTTTATGGATGGTCGAGATACACCACCGTCATGTGGAGAGATCTACCTTAAAGAAATCGTAGGATTTGAAGACTCGAACTTTGCTTCTATGCAAGGTCGTTCAATCGGTATGGACCGCGATCGTCGTTGGGAAAAAATCAAAAAAGCATATGATATGTTCCTAGGCCATGGTGATGTCACAGACTTATCACCTATTGACTATTTAAATAGTGAATATGAAGCAGGCAGAACAGATGAATTTATAGCACCGGCACTTTTTAATAAAGACTATGCTATTAAAGAAGGAGACTGCGTCTTCTTTACAAACTTTAGACCAGATCGTGCTATTCAGTTAACAATGGCATTTAACTACCCAGAGTTTACTGAGTTTAAAAGACCATTCTTTCCGGCCATGTTCTTATGTATGACACCATACATTCCAGATGAAATGGACCTTCCAATTTTATTTGATAAAGAAAAACTGAAAGGAACGATGACTGAGTACTTAAGTAGTATTGGTAAAAAGCAATTAAAGATTGCTGAAACAGAGAAGTATGCACACGTCACTTTCTTTTTTAATGGTGGAGAAAAGAAGCCGTTTCCAAATGAAGAGCACTTTCTAATTCCTTCACCTAAGGAAGTTTCAACTTATGATCAAAAGCCACAAATGAGTGCACCAGAAGTGACAGAACAATTAATGGAAAAGTTAAGTGACTTTGACTTTAGTGTTGTAAACTTTGCGAACTCAGATATGGTTGGTCACACAGGAAAATACGAAGCTGCCGTTAAGGCCATTGAAGCACTTGATGAATGTGTCGGAAAAATTGTAAAAAAATGTCTAGATGAAAATATAACAGTAGTTATAACTGCTGATCATGGAAATAGTGATGAAATGACACACAAAGATGGAACGCCACATACTGCGCATACAGGTGCACCTGTTCCATTTTGTGTTGTTAATAGAGCATTGAAAGACAAAGCTTTTACTATTGCACCAGGAGATCATTCACTAATGGATGTTTCTCCAACGTGTCTTTATATTATGGGGATTGATCGTCCAGCGAGTTTTACTGGCCATCATATTTTTGAATAG
- the pfkA gene encoding 6-phosphofructokinase, whose translation MSEAEKDVKSIKTIAVLCSGGDSPGMNCAIRAVVRTCIANDIEIYGIRRGYAGLLEGSQHKMDAASVGNILQKGGTILQTSRCPEFMQPEIRKEAAHILKRKNIDALIVIGGNGSFNGAWELHKEHGVPVVGIPGTIDNDIEGTDYSIGFDTAVQTAIEAVDKIRDTAHSHDRTFIVEVMGRKSPAIALHVGLCTGAENIIFPVQDESNVDVDTIAADIKRGIKRGKGSSIIIAAEGETEGLSRYVHNKLLQDHKIDSRVCILGHIQRGGNPTGRDRFIATQMGHLAVKSLLEGKTAIVTAEQNGQVVIEDLEKCLGKKFEVEDKYVDMVKTLSK comes from the coding sequence ATGAGCGAAGCTGAAAAAGATGTAAAGTCGATTAAAACAATTGCAGTCCTTTGTAGTGGAGGCGATAGCCCGGGGATGAACTGTGCTATTAGAGCAGTAGTTCGTACTTGTATTGCAAACGATATTGAAATTTATGGAATTCGACGTGGATACGCAGGCCTACTTGAAGGTTCACAACATAAAATGGATGCAGCTAGTGTAGGGAATATTCTTCAAAAAGGTGGAACTATTCTGCAAACTTCACGTTGTCCTGAATTTATGCAACCAGAGATTAGAAAAGAGGCGGCCCACATTCTTAAAAGAAAGAATATTGATGCACTAATTGTTATCGGTGGAAATGGATCTTTTAATGGAGCTTGGGAGCTTCACAAGGAACATGGTGTTCCGGTTGTTGGAATCCCAGGAACAATTGATAATGATATCGAAGGAACAGATTATTCAATCGGTTTTGATACAGCAGTACAAACTGCAATCGAAGCCGTCGATAAAATTCGAGATACGGCCCACTCTCACGATCGCACATTCATCGTTGAAGTCATGGGGCGAAAATCACCGGCCATTGCACTTCATGTAGGTCTATGCACAGGCGCTGAAAATATAATCTTTCCTGTTCAAGACGAAAGCAATGTTGACGTCGATACAATTGCTGCTGACATTAAGCGTGGAATAAAGCGCGGGAAAGGCTCTTCAATTATAATAGCTGCCGAAGGTGAAACAGAAGGTCTCTCACGCTATGTTCACAACAAGCTACTTCAAGATCATAAAATAGACTCACGAGTTTGTATCCTTGGTCACATCCAACGTGGAGGTAACCCAACAGGGCGAGACCGCTTTATCGCTACTCAGATGGGACACCTTGCAGTTAAATCACTTCTTGAAGGAAAAACCGCCATTGTGACGGCCGAACAAAATGGTCAAGTTGTTATCGAGGACTTGGAAAAATGCCTTGGTAAAAAATTTGAAGTGGAAGATAAATACGTCGATATGGTAAAAACTCTATCAAAATAA
- a CDS encoding acyl-CoA dehydrogenase: MAKYRTDLMDVNFNLFKACKIQDEASELGYGEADLKDILTQFDKFVENEIYPTRQISDEIGVKHVDGKVIVPEVFHQANKAFYENGWYALGYPEEVGGMPAPHAMKVACTSMAIGSNVAWSMYYGLSQGAMNVILKVGSQEQKDLFVTKMMTGEWGGTMCLTEPGAGSDVGNANTTAKPLENGKYAINGVKIFISSGESDLYENNIHLVLARTPGAPEGTKGLSLFIVPRFNVETGESNNVKCTKLEHKMGIHAQATCELTFGQDGECIGELIGKEFDGMKNMFIMMNEARLLCGLQGEAQSNLCFELTEQYAKERSQFGTEIINMPDVKRMLLKMRSTGRGLRALSLYTANLFDKAEKGDEEADKEIALFTPICKGFCTDEGVNIASDGVQVHGGYGYCTEYGIEQFMRDTKIATIYEGTNGIQAIDFVMRKILMDKGETFFNVGKKIHATMNREEAKAYPHEVSMIGKSMEMSEEVVKKFGSFMAAKNQSAVLAHATDFLSYCGNLVVSWLLLEHACIAQNELKTATSEEEKKYYQSKIDDFKVFCQYQLTRNIGLAHSVLNFEEDLTSINV, from the coding sequence ATGGCAAAGTATCGTACAGATTTAATGGATGTGAATTTCAATCTATTTAAAGCGTGCAAAATTCAAGACGAAGCAAGCGAGCTTGGGTATGGTGAAGCTGATTTAAAAGATATCCTAACTCAATTTGATAAATTCGTTGAAAATGAAATTTATCCAACTCGACAAATTAGTGATGAAATTGGCGTAAAGCACGTTGATGGAAAAGTTATTGTTCCAGAAGTTTTTCACCAAGCAAATAAGGCCTTCTATGAGAATGGTTGGTATGCACTTGGTTATCCTGAAGAGGTTGGTGGAATGCCAGCTCCTCACGCAATGAAAGTTGCATGTACTTCAATGGCAATTGGTTCAAATGTTGCGTGGTCGATGTACTACGGACTGTCTCAAGGTGCTATGAATGTAATTCTAAAGGTTGGCTCTCAAGAGCAAAAAGATCTTTTCGTTACCAAAATGATGACAGGTGAATGGGGAGGCACAATGTGTCTTACTGAGCCTGGTGCGGGGTCTGATGTTGGGAATGCAAATACAACCGCGAAGCCACTTGAAAACGGAAAATATGCAATTAATGGTGTGAAGATCTTTATCTCTTCTGGAGAAAGTGATCTATATGAAAATAATATTCACCTCGTTCTTGCAAGAACTCCTGGGGCACCAGAAGGAACGAAAGGACTTTCTCTATTTATCGTTCCACGCTTTAACGTCGAAACTGGTGAATCAAATAATGTTAAGTGTACGAAGCTTGAGCACAAAATGGGAATCCATGCACAAGCGACATGTGAGTTAACATTTGGGCAAGACGGTGAGTGTATTGGTGAGCTGATTGGTAAAGAATTTGATGGAATGAAGAATATGTTTATCATGATGAATGAAGCAAGGCTTCTTTGCGGACTTCAGGGGGAAGCACAGTCAAATCTTTGCTTTGAATTAACTGAGCAATATGCAAAAGAGCGCTCACAATTTGGTACTGAAATTATCAATATGCCAGATGTTAAGAGAATGCTTCTTAAAATGAGATCAACTGGACGAGGTCTTAGGGCCCTATCTCTTTATACGGCAAACCTATTTGATAAGGCCGAAAAGGGTGATGAAGAAGCGGATAAGGAAATCGCTCTTTTTACACCAATATGTAAGGGATTCTGTACAGATGAAGGTGTGAATATCGCCAGTGATGGTGTTCAAGTTCATGGTGGTTATGGATATTGTACTGAATATGGAATTGAGCAGTTTATGCGCGATACAAAAATTGCGACAATCTATGAAGGAACAAACGGGATTCAGGCCATCGACTTTGTTATGAGAAAAATTCTTATGGATAAGGGGGAAACATTCTTCAATGTCGGAAAGAAGATTCACGCAACTATGAATAGAGAAGAAGCAAAAGCTTATCCACACGAAGTTTCAATGATTGGGAAATCAATGGAAATGAGTGAAGAAGTTGTAAAGAAATTTGGTTCTTTTATGGCTGCAAAAAATCAGAGTGCGGTACTTGCACATGCAACTGATTTCTTAAGCTATTGTGGAAACCTCGTTGTTTCATGGTTACTTCTTGAACATGCTTGTATTGCTCAAAATGAATTGAAGACAGCAACAAGTGAAGAAGAGAAGAAATATTATCAGTCTAAAATCGATGATTTTAAAGTTTTCTGTCAGTACCAATTAACTAGAAATATTGGGCTCGCACATAGTGTTTTAAACTTCGAGGAAGATTTAACTTCGATTAATGTTTAA